The Sylvia atricapilla isolate bSylAtr1 chromosome 10, bSylAtr1.pri, whole genome shotgun sequence genome contains a region encoding:
- the CCL20 gene encoding C-C motif chemokine 20: MTGCSSESMVLVSLLGLLLLWGTSDAQSNQDCCLSYTKVRLPRWALKGYTEQLSSEVCDIPAIIFHTASGLKACVNPKEGWVKRHLLFLSHKLRKMSA; this comes from the exons ATGACTGGCTGCAGCAGCGAGAGCATGGTCCTGGTCTCCCTGCTggggctcctgctcctgtggggCACCTCAGACG CACAAAGCAACCAGGATTGCTGCCTGTCCTACACCAAAGTGCGTCTGCCTCGGTGGGCCCTGAAGGGTTACACGGAACAGCTCTCCAGCGAGGTCTGTGACATCCCTGCCATCAT tttccaCACTGCCAGTGGGCTGAAGGCCTGTGTAAATCCTAAGGAAGGCTGGGTGAAGAGACATCTCCTTTTCCTGAG CCACAAGCTCAGGAAGATGTCAGCCTGA
- the DAW1 gene encoding dynein assembly factor with WD repeat domains 1 yields the protein MGIIFEYVEGGESKTKSIDLLDLRPDTDVTALVEEIQKREPLITASCLEHVKCLVQRLQEKLGEKQIHKFSLFKVLRTHILPLTNVAFNKSGSRFITGSYDRTCKLWDTASGEELRSLEGHRNVVYAIAFNNPYGDKIATGSFDKTCKLWSTETGKCFYTFRGHSAEIVCLSFNPQSTLLATGSMDTTAKLWDVEKGEEVATLNGHSAEIIALSFNTTGDRIITGSFDHTVAVWDVGTGRLLHTLIGHRGEISSAQFNWDCSLIVTGSMDKTCMLWDAVTGTHIATLAAHSKEVLDVCFDYAGQRIATASADGSARVYNAGTKQCIAKLEGHEDEVSKVCFNPKGNCILTASSDKTARLWDAATGHCLQILEGHADEIFSCAFNYKGDIIITGSKDNSCRIWH from the exons ATGG gaattatttttgaatACGTAGAAGGTGGTGAGTCAAAGACCAAATCAATAGATCTGCTCGATCTTAGACCTGA CACAGATGTTACTGCCTTAGTAGAAGAAATCCAAAAAAGAGAGCCTCTCATCACAGCTTCCTGCTTGGAACATGTCAAATGTCTAGTACAAAGATTGCAGGAGAAGCTAGGGGAAAAACAGATTCAcaaattctctctttttaag GTGCTTAGAACACACATATTGCCTCTGACTAATGTTGCATTTAACAAATCTGGTTCCCG CTTTATCACTGGAAGCTATGACAGGACCTGCAAACTGTGGGATACAGCATCAGGAGAAGAGCTCCGTTCACTGGAGGGACACAGAAATGTTGTCTATGCAATAGCTTTCAATAACCCCTATGG tgACAAGATTGCCACTGGATCTTTTGATAAAACCTGCAAACTGTGGAgtacagaaacaggaaaatgtttttataccTTCAGAGGACATAGTGCTGAAATA GTATGTTTATCATTTAATCCTCAGAGCACACTGTTGGCAACTGGAAGCATGGATACCACTGCCAAATTATGGGATgtagagaaaggagaagaagtAGCCACTTTAAAT GGGCACTCAGCAGAAATTATTGCTCTGTCTTTCAATACCACTGGAGACAGGATCATCACTGGCTCCTTTGACCATACAGTAGCAGTATGGGATGTTGGCACTGGCAG GTTGTTACATACTTTAATAGGCCACCGAGGAGAGATTAGCAGTGCCCAGTTCAACTGGGACTGTTCTCTCATTGTCACTGGATCAATGGACAAAACATGCATG ctgtgggacgctgtgacagggacacacaTAGCGACGCTGGCAGCGCACAGCAAGGAGGTGCTGGACGTGTGCTTCGACTACGCCGGGCAGCGCATTGCCACCGCCTCTGCTGACG GGTCAGCAAGAGTCTATAATGCAGGAACAAAACAGTGCATTGCAAAGCTAGAAGGGCATGAAGATGAAGTCTCGAAG gtatgtTTCAATCCTAAAGGCAATTGCATACTAACAGCCAGTTCTGATAAAACAGCTCGGCTCTGGGATGCTGCTACTGGACACTGCCTTCAGATATTAGAGGGTCATGCTGATGAGATCTTCTCCTGTGCTTTTAACTACAAAGGTGATATAATCATTACAG GGAGCAAGGATAACTCCTGTAGAATCTGGCACTga